A window of the Zeugodacus cucurbitae isolate PBARC_wt_2022May chromosome 2, idZeuCucr1.2, whole genome shotgun sequence genome harbors these coding sequences:
- the LOC105218251 gene encoding uncharacterized protein LOC105218251, with amino-acid sequence MESAIFEDCRKLIDLFVNSGNNSFPSFCKQWKSLQFQHIYFAQTSHIELIQTTSAIIHCAKQDICSPDENDTDIDPPVSHNTNNTTAQHFTDERIRRRIGYLYLLYAIYFKQPTKHYVKIETNINTWKNIKNFIDSLPMSPDMDEPRYIFWRLLQADAFRFTALNYCVGLEDFVDYDKLNGKDNVDVLGKNSSKNLGQQLQDFPTIQRILPALTVLEDGYNEMKEMLVNSNKSGMHKQTLPATTIFKSIEQCFQNIQAIVDENEGRVNKPKLSPLKSTKRNLKRKGFTSIHNNKKSEDCGATESISKKSNIRRRMSARTVFTDELPKDLLDDLQEQESIISTEDQDLSDVEQTTESQENTEDMNDTHESNQEEEVIEQQLSELLEIELSQETRTTSYNKHKLSLD; translated from the coding sequence ATGGAATCGGCTATTTTCGAGGACTGTCGGAAGTTAATAGATCTCTTTGTAAATTCGGGAAATAATAGTTTCCCTTCATTTTGCAAACAGTGGAAATCTTTGCAATTCCAACACATTTATTTTGCGCAAACCTCACATATTGAATTAATACAAACGACCTCAGCCATTATACATTGTGCTAAGCAGGATATATGCAGTCCTGATGAAAATGACACAGACATAGATCCACCAGTCAGTCATAACACTAACAACACAACTGCGCAACACTTTACAGATGAACGAATACGTAGAAGAATCGGTTATCTATATTTACTATATGCGATTTACTTTAAACAACCTACAAAACATTATGTTAAAATTGAAACCAATATAAATacttggaaaaatataaaaaactttataGACTCATTACCAATGTCACCAGATATGGACGAACCTCGATACATATTTTGGCGTCTATTGCAAGCCGACGCTTTTCGTTTCACAGCTTTAAACTATTGTGTAGGCTTGGAAGATTTCGTTGATTACGATAAACTGAATGGTAAAGATAATGTAGACGTTTTGGGTAAGAATAGTAGCAAAAATCTTGGACAACAATTACAGGATTTTCCAACTATTCAACGAATATTACCGGCTCTGACAGTACTTGAAGATGGTTATAATGAAATGAAGGAAATGTTAGTGAACTCAAACAAAAGTGGTATGCATAAACAGACCCTACCAGCTACAACAATTTTCAAAAGTATAGAGCagtgttttcaaaatattcaggcTATAGTTGACGAAAATGAGGGACgagtaaataaaccaaaattatcACCTTTAAAAAGTACAAAACGGAATTTGAAACGTAAAGGTTTCACAAGTATTCATAACAATAAGAAAAGCGAAGATTGTGGTGCAACCgaaagtatttcaaaaaaaagtaatatacgTAGAAGAATGTCAGCACGCACCGTATTTACGGATGAATTGCCTAAGGATTTATTAGATGATCTGCAAGAGCAAGAATCCATAATAAGCACGGAGGATCAAGATTTGTCCGATGTTGAGCAAACAACAGAATCTCAAGAAAATACCGAGGATATGAACGATACGCATGAAAGCAACCAAGAGGAAGAAGTAATTGAGCAGCAATTAAGTGAACTATTAGAAATAGAACTAAGCCAAGAGACTAGAACGACCTCATATAATAAGCATAAATTATCATTAGATTGA
- the LOC105218252 gene encoding probable ATP-dependent RNA helicase spindle-E has translation MDEVNNFFDFSKEFNRVPVPRGSVSGSIAANAGKIDSGRPIKREYFGDHYSKHIADRERRRILEEEDDQMNDTRSSHHGASSSTCMDELEDLSEEDDIKPKVNRIDDNVYTRYNFNLKRDESLPIHDNKDQILKAIRKYPVVVLEGDTGCGKTTQVPQYILDEAYINREYCKIVCTQPRRIAAISIAKRVCQERKWEEGSVVGFQVGLHAKISEDTRLLYCTTGVLLQKLIKEKSLKQFTHIILDEVHERDQEMDFLLIVIRKLLTTNSRGVKIVLMSATINAGEFSDYFTIRRNPAPVLRVDTRRLFQVREFYLSDLGRINSTNTDVDVSDPGISKEMYNIAYKLIIVIDNIEKQEASVSLDPGSLPQTSILIFLPGINEIDQMCNKLQSLTESLDNNVKLCPIRLHSLISPDEQSKVFNNPPTGFRKVILSTNIAESSITVPDVKYVIDFCLTKSLVTDTATNFSSLQLHWASRANCRQRAGRAGRVMNGRVYRMVSKDFYEHYMEEFGTAEMLRCPLENAVLKAKLLDMGPPPDILGLAMTPPNLSDIHNTILTLKEVGALFTTVNGAYSIQDGDLSFMGRVMAGMPLDIRLTRLILLGYIFSAMEEAIIIAAGLSVRSIFRSGVDRRGNNSQAEAYIQKLIWADGSGSDLFAILRAYRLWSSMREQQNIHEEHSETIWANRYFINLRSMKEMHLLVQELRERLQGYGIREQNAYQRVCWIDREKIIILKIIIAGAFYPNYFTRSNLNDTERERGIYHTLCGNDPCNTVYFTGFNTRHIGQLYTGSVKELFRSVRIHPKNIEVRFQPGTERVFVTFKKDLDDDDEGGTYRLLVPGRVCPDVYKAVRMRMLGMRTCVRVMDPRSEVRYAEERRIGAMVEGVWQPTKKQIKNPELIVLPSVFQKMIRGYITHIETCSKFYFQPLSEMERLREIHALLNNPENLQQGRFKSPAYISKGMMVAAPFENKYHRARIVKVLTAARQHCQFKVFFVDYGNTDVVDFEQLRRFSYHCESLNDIPPRMFECRLVMVEPSMVKCPSGKWPDEAMELMQQTADAGVVEIEVYSVVSGISNVIIKTASGTLNEILVEKSLAHKSDENYMSKADHDFRLRKQSVATRFLDEDHAKQNEEYLRTIQPEADVEVDPPPREYCTKTINLRGPFSALETKIFSAVRIGTWKSVHVERDSVNSVLIDTDPQDVHERLIVAASITEAQNTETLTARSTTLMPNIHGFSALMTLLFCPTMQIKRNINKTKYVAILAGLGYNKETYKPLYEEHDIVLNLDADILKDDLELINQLRYCMDTILYTDPSDERPTILPNMRADLSAKIKNLIIRLLNKNRKYIETHVDSHDNVWQPYDLEDVIETEPIYGHRSLFPMHSALRLYDEKFDRIHSLGVHCQELHRLRQFDGRIQTITCQLCNQTLENIVQLRIHLLSQLHRDREQQIRFKMPR, from the exons ATGGATGAAGTGAATAATTTCTTTGACTTTTCAAAAGAATTCAACCGTGTTCCAGTACCCCGAGGATCTGTTTCGGGTAGCATTGCTGCAAATGCTGGCAAAATTGATAGTGGCAGACCCATTAAGCGTGAATATTTTGGTGACCATTACTCGAAGCACATTGCCGATAGAGAGCGAAGACGAATACTTGAG gAGGAAGATGATCAAATGAATGATACACGTTCATCACACCATGGCGCAAGTTCATCTACATGTATGGATGAACTTGAAGATTTGAGTGAAGAAGATGACATTAAACCAAAGGTAAATCGAATTGACGACAATGTATATACAcgatataatttcaatttgaaacgGGATGAGTCGCTTCCAATACACGACAACAAAGACCAAATTTTGAAAGCTATACGTAAATACCCAGTGGTGGTACTTGAAGGTGATACAGGATGCGGTAAAACTACACAG gtGCCTCAGTATATACTCGACGAAGCCTATATAAATAGGGAGTATTGCAAAATTGTCTGCACGCAACCGCGCAGGATTGCGGCAATCTCTATTGCTAAGCGCGTTTGCCAAGAGAGAAAATGGGAAGAAGGCTCCGTTGTTGGTTTtcag GTTGGATTACACGCCAAAATTTCCGAAGATACACGCCTGCTATACTGCACAACGGGTGTACTACTGCAGAAGCTTATAAAGGAAAAGTCACTTAAACAATTTACACATATTATACTTGACGAGGTGCACGAACGTGACCAGGAAATGGATTTTTTACTAATAGTTATAAGGAAGTTGTTGACTACCAATTCGCGCGGAGTAAAGATAGTACTCATGTCGGCCACAATCAACGCTGGAGAG ttCTCTGATTACTTTACCATACGCCGCAATCCAGCGCCAGTGTTGCGAGTTGATACACGCCGCCTTTTTCAGGTGCGCGAATTTTACTTATCTGATCTGGGTCGCATCAATAGTACG AATACCGATGTGGACGTATCGGATCCTGGCATATCGAAAGAAATGTATAATATTGCGTATAAATTGATTATTGTCATCGATAATATAgagaagcaagaggcttctgtTTCTCTGGATCCTGGCTCATTGCCACAAACATCGATTCTGATCTTTTTGCCTGGCATCAATGAAATTGACCAAATGTGCAACAAATTGCAATCGTTAACCGAATCTCTTGA caataatgTGAAACTCTGTCCTATACGTTTGCATTCTTTGATTTCGCCGGATGAGCAGAGCAAAGTATTTAATAACCCACCGACTGGTTTTCGTAAAGTAATACTTTCGACAAACATTGCGGAGAGTTCTATAACCGTGCCGGACGTTAAATACG tcaTTGATTTTTGTCTCACGAAGTCACTGGTCACTGATACTGCCACAAATTTCTCGTCTTTACAACTGCATTGGGCATCGCGTGCAAATTGTCGCCAACGTGCTGGACGCGCAGGACGTGTAATGAATGGTCGTGTCTACCGTATGGTCTCAAAAGATTTCTATGAA cacTATATGGAAGAATTTGGCACTGCTGAAATGTTGCGCTGTCCGCTAGAGAATGCTGTGCTTAAAGCGAAATTGCTCGATATGGGTCCACCGCCAGATATACTCGGTTTGGCAATGACACCGCCCAATCTCTCGGATATACACAATACTATATTGACGCTGAAAGAGGTGGGCGCACTCTTCACCACCGTTAATGGCGCGTACTCCATACAAGATGGTGATCTGAGTTTTATGGGGCGCGTGATGGCCGGCATGCCCTTGGATATACGTTTAACACGTCTCATATTGCTGGGTTACATATTCAGCGCGATGGAAGAGGCGATTATAATAg CTGCCGGCTTAAGTGTGCGTTCCATATTCCGTTCTGGCGTCGATCGTCGTGGTAATAATAGTCAAGCAGAAGCGTATatacaaaaacttatttgggcTGACGGCTCTGGCTCGGacttatttgctattttaagaGCCTAtcgt CTGTGGTCATCGATGCGTGAACAACAAAATATTCACGAGGAACACAGTGAAACCATTTGGGCCAATCGTTATTTCATCAATTTACGTTCGATGAAAGAAATGCATTTGCTGGTGCAGGAGTTGCGCGAACGTCTACAAGGTTATGGCATACGCGAACAGAATGCCTATCAACGTGTCTGCTGGATCGATCGTGAAaagattattatattgaaaattatcatCGCTGGCGCATTTTATCCCAATTATTTTACACGTTCGAATTTGAATGATACCGAACGTGAACGTGGCATCTACCATACACTATGCGGCAATGACCCATGCAATACGGTCTACTTCACTGGCTTCAATACACGTCACATTGGCCAGCTGTATACGGGCTCGGTTAAGGAACTGTTTCGTTCTGTGCGCATACATCCGAAAAATATCGAAGTGCGTTTTCAACCGGGAACCGAACGTGTGTTTGTTACATTCAAAAAAGATCTAGATGACGATGACGAAGGTGGTACATATAGACTGCTTGTACCGGGACGTGTTTGCCCCGATGTTTATAAGGCCGTGCGCATGCGTATGCTTGGCATGCGTACGTGTGTACGGGTTATGGA TCCGCGCAGCGAGGTGCGCTATGCCGAAGAGCGTCGTATTGGCGCCATGGTAGAAGGAGTTTGGCAACCAACCaagaaacaaatcaaaaatcCCGAGCTGATTGTCTTGCCTTCGGTGTTTCAGAAAATGATACGCGGCTATATAACGCAT ATTGAAACCTGCAGCAAATTCTATTTTCAACCGCTTTCGGAAATGGAGCGTTTACGTGAAATCCATGCTCTATTAAATAATCCCGAAAATTTGCAACAGGGTCGTTTCAAAAGTCCTGCCTATATATCTAAAGGCATGATGGTGGCTGCtccatttgaaaataaataccatCGCGCCAGGATAGTGAAAGTTTTAACTGCGGCGCGCCAACATTGTCAATTTAAG GTATTCTTCGTCGATTATGGCAATACGGATGTTGTAGATTTCGAACAATTACGACGTTTCTCCTACCACTGTGAGTCGCTCAACGACATACCACCACGTATGTTTGAATGCCGTCTGGTAATGGTGGAACCATCTATGGTGAAATGTCCGAGCGGCAAGTGGCCCGATGAAGCAATGGAATTAATGCAGCAGACAGCCGATGCGGGTGTGGTCGAAATTGAAGTTTACTCAGTGGTCTCTGGTATTTCGAATGTGATTATAAAAACTGCATCGGGCACACTAAATGAAATATTGGTAGAGAAGAGTCTTGCACATAAATCGGATGAGAATTACATGTCTAAG GCCGATCATGATTTTCGTTTACGCAAACAATCTGTTGCTACTCGTTTTCTAGATGAAGATCATGCCAAGCAAAATGAAGAGTACTTACGTACCATACAACCCGAAGCCGATGTGGAAGTGGATCCACCACCACGTGAATATTGCACAAAAACGATTAATTTGCGTGGCCCATTTAGTGCgctcgaaacgaaaattttcTCAGCCGTACGCATCGGCACCTGGAAGAGTGTGCACGTTGAACGTGATTCGGTGAATTCCGTGTTGATCGACACAGATCCGCAGGATGTGCACGAGCGTCTGATTGTTGCGGCCAGCATAACGGAAGCACAAAATACCGAAACGCTTACCGCACGCTCGACGACacttatgccgaatatacatGGTTTTAGCGCATTAATGACGCTACTCTTCTGTCCGACCATGCAAATAAAACGGAATATTAATAAGACTAAATATGTGGCAATACTGGCGGGCTTGGGTTATAATAAAGAAACCTATAAGCCACTCTATGAGGAGCACGACATTGTATTGAACTTAGATGCAGACATTTTAAAGGACGATTTGGAGTTA ATCAATCAGTTGCGCTATTGCATGGACACCATCTTATATACGGATCCAAGTGATGAGCGCCCAACTATATTGCCAAATATGCGTGCCGATTTGTCtgcgaaaattaaaaacttaattataaG ACTATTGAATAAAAATCGCAAATATATTGAGACACATGTGGATAGCCACGATAATGTATGGCAACCATACGATCTCGAGGATGTGATCGAAACCGAACCCATTTACGGGCACCGCTCATTGTTTCCCATGCATTCGGCGCTCAGATTGTACGATGAGAAGTTTGATCGTATACACTCGTTGGGTGTACACTGTCAGGAGTTGCATCGCTTGCGTCAGTT TGATGGCCGCATACAAACGATCACTTGTCAGCTATGCAATCAAACATTGGAGAATATCGTACAACTACGTATACATTTGCTTTCGCAGCTGCACCGTGATCGTGAGCAGCAGATACGTTTCAAAATGCCACGTTAA